The Pseudofrankia inefficax genome window below encodes:
- a CDS encoding MFS transporter, whose translation MTSAESPDPEPTRGGLRGRLRGLAVDTRPLAIPAFRRTFLGQGTAIIGTMVTEVAAPVQIYDISGSSFAVGLTGLVGLVPMVVFGLYGGAVADAVDRRTLYLSSSLLTWAVTLALLTQSLLGVRSVALILSLVAVQAAGFAVSSSTRGAVVPALVPVELVPAANSLNYTAFTAGAVIGPLVAGLLLGFDHGFSYAYAADAVLFTAALYSTFRLPSLRPTVSAGRPGLRSVLDGLRFIGGNPVLLMSFLVDIVAMVLAMPRALFPQAAATRFHGGVGLLYSAIALGSVLAGLSSGWIGRVRRQGVVLTVAVLGWAAAISLAGFAHVYWLAIVLLACAGAADLVSAVCRQTILQTYVPDNMRGRLQGVFTVVVAGGPRLGDLRAGAMAAATTLTIAWSGSAILCVVLVLIAAVAVRPFWRYDTAATLTAAQVADAVPAPTRPEDRVETGLGA comes from the coding sequence ATGACCTCGGCGGAGTCGCCGGACCCGGAACCCACCCGCGGCGGGCTGCGCGGGCGGCTGCGCGGGCTCGCGGTCGACACCCGGCCGCTGGCGATCCCCGCGTTCCGCCGGACCTTCCTCGGGCAGGGGACCGCGATCATCGGGACGATGGTCACGGAGGTCGCCGCCCCGGTCCAGATCTACGACATCTCGGGCTCGTCGTTCGCGGTCGGCCTGACGGGGCTGGTCGGGCTGGTCCCGATGGTCGTGTTCGGCCTGTACGGCGGGGCGGTCGCCGACGCGGTCGACCGGCGGACCCTCTACCTGTCGTCGTCGCTGCTGACCTGGGCGGTGACCCTCGCGCTGCTGACGCAGAGCCTGCTGGGCGTGCGGTCCGTCGCGCTGATCCTCAGCCTCGTCGCGGTCCAGGCGGCCGGTTTCGCCGTGTCGTCGTCCACAAGGGGTGCCGTGGTCCCCGCGCTTGTCCCGGTCGAGCTGGTCCCCGCGGCCAACTCGTTGAACTACACGGCGTTCACCGCCGGGGCGGTGATCGGGCCGCTCGTCGCCGGTCTGTTGCTCGGGTTCGACCACGGGTTCAGCTACGCCTACGCCGCCGACGCGGTCCTGTTCACCGCCGCGCTCTACTCGACGTTCCGGCTGCCGTCGCTGCGCCCGACGGTGTCGGCGGGGCGGCCTGGGCTGCGGTCCGTGCTCGACGGGCTGCGGTTCATCGGCGGGAACCCGGTGCTGCTGATGTCGTTCCTGGTCGACATCGTCGCGATGGTGCTGGCGATGCCGCGGGCACTGTTCCCACAGGCGGCCGCGACCCGGTTCCACGGCGGCGTCGGCCTGCTGTACTCGGCGATCGCGCTCGGGTCGGTGCTCGCCGGGCTGAGCAGCGGGTGGATCGGCCGGGTCCGCCGCCAGGGCGTCGTCCTGACCGTCGCGGTCCTCGGCTGGGCCGCCGCGATCAGCCTCGCCGGGTTCGCCCACGTGTACTGGCTGGCGATCGTGCTGCTCGCGTGCGCGGGCGCCGCGGACCTGGTCAGCGCGGTGTGCCGGCAGACGATCCTGCAGACCTACGTGCCCGACAACATGCGGGGCCGGTTGCAGGGCGTGTTCACCGTCGTCGTCGCGGGCGGCCCGCGGCTGGGAGACCTGCGGGCGGGCGCGATGGCCGCGGCGACGACGCTCACCATCGCCTGGTCGGGTTCGGCGATCCTCTGCGTCGTCCTCGTGCTGATCGCCGCCGTCGCGGTCCGGCCGTTCTGGCGCTACGACACCGCCGCGACCCTCACGGCGGCGCAGGTGGCCGACGCCGTGCCGGCGCCGACGCGGCCGGAGGACCGGGTCGAGACCGGCCTCGGCGCCTGA
- a CDS encoding response regulator, translated as MSRAQAGPIRLLIVDDHPIVRDGLRGVFAGDPDFEVVAEAADGLDAVRVAETVEVDVILMDLRMPGTSGVEAITRLRERNHPARVLVLTTFDTDRDVVAAIEAGATGYLLKDARRDELIRAVRAADAGQPVLAPSVAGTLMGRVGAREPGGLSPRELDVLRLVAAGATNQAAARALLVSEATIKTHLIHLYNKLGVRDRAAAVAVAYQRGILG; from the coding sequence GTGAGCCGCGCCCAGGCGGGGCCGATCCGGCTGCTGATCGTCGACGACCATCCGATCGTGCGCGACGGCCTGCGGGGCGTGTTCGCCGGCGACCCGGACTTCGAGGTCGTCGCCGAGGCCGCCGACGGCCTTGATGCCGTCCGGGTCGCCGAGACCGTCGAGGTCGACGTGATCCTCATGGACCTGCGGATGCCCGGGACCAGCGGCGTCGAGGCGATCACCCGGCTGCGCGAACGCAACCATCCGGCCCGGGTGCTGGTCCTGACGACCTTCGACACCGACCGTGACGTCGTCGCCGCGATCGAGGCGGGCGCCACCGGCTACCTGCTCAAGGACGCGCGGCGCGACGAGCTGATCCGGGCGGTCCGCGCCGCCGACGCCGGCCAGCCGGTGCTCGCCCCGTCGGTCGCGGGCACCCTGATGGGCCGGGTCGGCGCCCGCGAACCCGGCGGTCTGAGCCCCCGCGAGCTCGACGTGCTGCGCCTCGTCGCGGCCGGCGCCACGAACCAGGCCGCCGCCCGCGCGCTGCTCGTCAGCGAGGCCACGATCAAGACCCACCTGATCCACCTGTACAACAAGCTCGGGGTCCGCGACCGCGCGGCCGCCGTGGCGGTCGCCTACCAGCGCGGCATCCTCGGCTGA
- a CDS encoding sensor histidine kinase, translated as MRGVHLPERAVGPGAALGCGAAGQTGEVTWQERSDRLARLLMLPMLAISTLLAVITLPAVRTQHTRVEIGVAVVAVAALWSTGLIRYPVTGVPPRSRWLVFGVHLTLAATLVWLNPWYGVFAFTGYFLADELGGHARRVGFVAVALVSAASQAAGYPNGSNAHTVTYLIMAAFNVVAVLLMVNLTNRVMEQNTERGRMIAELAETNRQLQASMDENAGLHAQLLTQAREAGVAEERGRLAGEIHDTLAQGLAGILTQLEAARRAHADPAEWSRHIELADGLARANLTEARRSVRALRPEQLEQASLSDALADLARDWSRRTQVPAEAVTTGVPVRAPAETEMAVFRIAQEALANVARHAHATRARVTLSYLDDTLLLDVADDGAGFHPGAGAPPARFGVTGMRRRAESVAGTLSIESAPGDGTTVNAVFPLTPTPAEATPGTGGAARETASVEVAR; from the coding sequence ATGAGAGGCGTCCACCTCCCCGAGCGGGCCGTCGGCCCGGGGGCCGCGCTGGGGTGCGGGGCCGCGGGGCAGACCGGCGAGGTGACCTGGCAGGAACGCTCAGACCGCCTCGCCCGGCTGCTGATGCTGCCGATGCTCGCCATCTCGACCCTGCTGGCCGTGATCACGCTGCCGGCCGTGCGCACCCAGCACACCCGGGTCGAGATCGGCGTCGCGGTGGTCGCCGTCGCCGCTCTCTGGTCGACCGGGCTGATCCGCTACCCGGTGACCGGTGTGCCCCCGCGGTCGCGCTGGCTGGTGTTCGGCGTGCACCTCACGCTGGCGGCGACGCTGGTCTGGCTGAACCCCTGGTACGGCGTCTTCGCGTTCACCGGCTACTTCCTCGCCGACGAGCTGGGCGGCCACGCCCGGCGGGTCGGGTTCGTCGCCGTCGCGCTCGTGTCGGCAGCCTCCCAGGCCGCCGGCTACCCGAACGGCTCGAACGCCCACACCGTCACCTACCTGATCATGGCGGCGTTCAACGTCGTCGCCGTGCTCCTCATGGTCAACCTGACCAACCGCGTCATGGAACAGAACACCGAACGCGGCCGGATGATCGCCGAGCTGGCCGAGACGAACCGCCAGCTCCAGGCGTCGATGGACGAGAACGCCGGCCTGCACGCGCAGCTGCTGACCCAGGCCCGCGAGGCCGGCGTCGCCGAGGAACGCGGCCGGCTCGCCGGCGAGATCCACGACACCCTCGCCCAGGGCCTCGCCGGGATCCTCACCCAGCTGGAGGCGGCGCGGCGCGCGCACGCCGACCCGGCCGAGTGGTCCCGCCACATCGAGCTCGCCGACGGGCTCGCCCGCGCGAACCTCACCGAGGCCCGCCGCTCGGTGCGGGCGCTGCGCCCCGAGCAGCTCGAGCAGGCCAGCCTGTCCGACGCGCTCGCCGACCTCGCCCGGGACTGGTCACGGCGCACCCAGGTCCCCGCCGAGGCCGTGACCACGGGCGTGCCGGTCCGGGCCCCCGCGGAGACGGAGATGGCGGTGTTCCGCATCGCGCAGGAGGCACTCGCGAACGTGGCCAGGCACGCCCACGCCACCCGCGCCCGAGTCACGCTCAGCTACCTTGACGACACGCTTCTGCTGGACGTCGCCGACGACGGGGCCGGCTTCCATCCGGGCGCGGGCGCGCCGCCGGCCCGGTTCGGCGTGACCGGGATGCGCCGGCGCGCCGAGTCCGTCGCGGGGACGCTGAGCATCGAGTCCGCGCCCGGCGACGGCACCACCGTCAACGCCGTGTTCCCGCTGACGCCGACACCGGCCGAGGCGACACCGGGCACCGGGGGAGCGGCACGCGAGACGGCGTCGGTAGAGGTGGCCCGGTGA
- a CDS encoding ABC transporter permease — translation MNPTAATTTEEKAMTSLTATVPARRHPFWRLARVEALLFARSVGSILWTALLPIAAVVVLGAVPATRHPSASFDGRSWLEVYLPILMMYVFVMASVNFLPEVLAGYREKGILRRLATTPVPPARLLGAQALIYLTLGVAIDVVILVIGIGFGAPAPRQPVGFALSLLLVAAATLGIGLLITALVPNSRAANAAGMLAFFPLIFFAGLWIPRPEMNHVLRTISDYSPLGAGVRAVGGSLDGHWPAASALLVLVGWAAVCGAIAARRFRWQ, via the coding sequence ATGAACCCCACCGCCGCGACCACCACCGAGGAGAAGGCCATGACGTCGCTCACCGCCACCGTCCCGGCCCGCCGTCACCCGTTCTGGCGGCTGGCCCGCGTCGAGGCGCTGCTGTTCGCCCGGTCCGTCGGCTCGATCCTGTGGACCGCGCTGCTGCCGATCGCGGCGGTCGTCGTGCTCGGCGCCGTGCCCGCGACCCGTCACCCGAGCGCCTCGTTCGACGGCCGCAGCTGGCTGGAGGTGTACCTGCCGATCCTGATGATGTACGTGTTCGTCATGGCGTCGGTGAACTTCCTGCCGGAGGTGCTCGCCGGCTACCGGGAGAAGGGCATCCTGCGCCGCCTGGCGACGACGCCCGTGCCACCGGCGCGGCTGCTCGGCGCGCAGGCGCTGATCTACCTGACGCTCGGCGTCGCCATCGACGTGGTCATCCTCGTGATCGGGATCGGTTTCGGCGCGCCGGCGCCCCGCCAGCCCGTCGGCTTCGCGCTCTCCCTGCTGCTCGTGGCCGCCGCGACCCTGGGGATCGGCCTGCTGATCACCGCGCTCGTCCCGAACAGCCGGGCCGCGAACGCGGCGGGCATGCTGGCCTTCTTCCCGCTGATCTTCTTCGCCGGGCTGTGGATCCCGCGCCCCGAGATGAACCACGTCCTGCGCACGATCAGCGACTACAGCCCGCTCGGCGCCGGGGTCCGCGCGGTCGGGGGCTCGCTGGACGGGCACTGGCCGGCCGCGTCCGCGCTGCTGGTCCTCGTCGGCTGGGCCGCCGTCTGTGGCGCGATCGCGGCGCGCCGCTTCCGCTGGCAGTGA
- a CDS encoding ABC transporter ATP-binding protein, translating to MTVVEVTRLRKAYGDRVAVRDLSFSVAEGEIFGLLGPNGAGKTTTVECVAGLRTPDGGAVRVLGHDPARDRAAVTASLGVQLQDSELQPNLRVGEALELFASFYPRPADPGELLDALGLTAQAGTRFGKLSGGQRQRLSIALALVGTPKVAILDELTTGLDPAARRDTWELIAAVRDRGVTILLVTHFMAEAERLCDRVAVIDAGQVVACDSPSALTARLGTRQRIRFIPSGPLGADELAVLPGVESVSRHGEELLVVGDDDALSVLTAHLARTGVLARRLRIEQPSLDDAYLALTARTPPPARP from the coding sequence GTGACGGTTGTCGAGGTGACCCGGCTACGCAAGGCCTACGGGGATCGGGTCGCGGTCCGCGACCTCTCGTTCTCCGTGGCGGAAGGGGAGATCTTCGGCCTGCTCGGGCCGAACGGCGCCGGGAAGACGACGACGGTCGAGTGCGTCGCCGGGCTGCGCACACCCGACGGCGGCGCGGTGCGGGTACTCGGCCACGACCCGGCCCGGGACCGGGCCGCGGTCACGGCCAGCCTCGGTGTCCAGCTGCAGGACAGCGAGCTGCAGCCGAACCTACGGGTCGGTGAGGCGCTGGAGCTGTTCGCCTCCTTCTACCCGCGGCCGGCCGACCCGGGCGAGCTGCTCGACGCCCTCGGCCTCACCGCGCAGGCCGGCACCCGGTTCGGGAAGCTGTCCGGCGGCCAGCGCCAACGGCTCTCGATCGCGTTGGCGCTGGTCGGAACGCCGAAGGTCGCGATCCTCGACGAGCTGACGACCGGCCTGGACCCGGCCGCCCGCCGCGACACCTGGGAGCTCATCGCGGCGGTCCGCGACCGGGGCGTGACGATCCTGCTCGTCACCCACTTCATGGCGGAGGCCGAACGGCTCTGTGACCGGGTCGCCGTCATCGACGCCGGCCAGGTCGTCGCCTGCGACTCGCCGTCGGCGCTGACCGCCCGCCTCGGCACCCGCCAGCGGATCCGCTTCATCCCGTCCGGGCCGCTCGGCGCCGACGAGCTGGCCGTTCTGCCCGGCGTCGAGTCGGTCAGCCGCCACGGCGAGGAGCTGCTCGTCGTCGGCGACGACGACGCGCTGTCGGTCCTCACCGCGCACCTGGCAAGGACAGGGGTTCTCGCGCGGCGGCTGCGGATCGAGCAGCCCAGCCTCGACGACGCCTACCTCGCGCTCACCGCCCGCACCCCGCCGCCGGCCCGGCCATGA
- a CDS encoding NUDIX hydrolase: protein MGEAPENEAGADGAEVRAAGGVVWRPAAGGGVEIVLVHRPRYDDWSLPKGKVDGDETWLAAAVREVDEETGLAVEVGVLLGDVTYPVRRHGSADSPPATKVVRYWALRVTGGAFTPNDEVDELRWLPPEQAAGLLSYDLDRDVVDRFLARGSGAVEEGPGGGA from the coding sequence GTGGGCGAGGCACCAGAAAACGAGGCCGGCGCGGACGGCGCCGAGGTCCGGGCGGCCGGCGGGGTGGTCTGGCGGCCGGCGGCGGGCGGGGGCGTCGAGATCGTGCTCGTGCACCGGCCCAGGTATGACGACTGGTCGCTGCCCAAGGGCAAGGTCGACGGCGACGAGACGTGGCTGGCGGCGGCGGTCCGGGAGGTCGACGAGGAGACCGGGCTCGCCGTCGAGGTCGGGGTCCTGCTCGGTGACGTGACGTACCCCGTCCGCCGGCACGGGTCGGCGGACTCGCCGCCGGCGACGAAGGTCGTGCGGTACTGGGCGCTGCGCGTCACCGGGGGTGCGTTCACGCCGAACGACGAGGTCGACGAGCTGCGCTGGCTCCCGCCGGAGCAGGCAGCGGGGCTGCTGTCCTACGACCTCGACCGCGACGTCGTGGACCGGTTCCTCGCCCGCGGGAGCGGGGCCGTCGAGGAAGGGCCGGGCGGGGGCGCGTGA
- the rox gene encoding rifampin monooxygenase — translation MTDVIIAGGGPTGLMLAAELRLHGVRVVVVERDAVPTSRARSLGLHARGVEVLDARGLLDRLLPHGTRHPLRTSFAGLVRPAPGVLDTAHPYLLGIPQPSVERMLTEHATSLGADLRRGSALVALSQNDERVTAELADGTRLAARYLVGCDGGRSTVRKLAGIAFPGEPARRETLLGEVEIAVPEQTLMAVVTEVYKTHKNFGAVPLGNGLYRLGAPAAGLAEDPTVPPTLDELKAQVRALAGTDFGAHSPRSLSRFGDATRLAERYRAGRVLLAGDAAHIHPPNGGQGLSLGLQDAFNLGWKLAAEINGWAPEGLLDSYHAERHPVAAAVLDNTRAQVELTSLEPGPQAVRRLLAELMDFDAVNRRLIEKITGIGVRYDLGAGHELLGRRLRDIALRSGRLYALTHAGRGLLLDQTGRLSVAGWADRVDHVVDVSDELDVPAVLLRPDGHVAWVGDDQDDLGERLSTWFGAAR, via the coding sequence ATGACTGACGTGATCATCGCCGGGGGCGGGCCGACCGGTCTGATGCTGGCCGCCGAGCTGCGGCTCCACGGCGTGCGCGTCGTCGTCGTGGAGCGGGACGCCGTGCCGACGAGCCGGGCCCGGTCGCTCGGCCTGCACGCCCGCGGTGTCGAGGTGCTCGACGCCCGTGGCCTGCTGGACCGGCTCCTGCCCCACGGCACGCGCCACCCGCTGCGCACCTCGTTCGCCGGCCTCGTCCGGCCGGCGCCGGGCGTCCTGGACACCGCCCACCCGTACCTTCTCGGGATCCCGCAGCCGTCCGTCGAACGGATGCTGACCGAGCACGCCACCAGCCTGGGCGCCGACCTGCGCCGGGGCAGCGCACTCGTCGCGCTCAGCCAGAACGACGAGCGGGTGACCGCCGAGCTCGCCGACGGCACCCGGCTGGCGGCCCGCTACCTGGTCGGCTGCGACGGCGGCCGCAGCACGGTCCGGAAACTGGCCGGTATCGCGTTCCCCGGCGAGCCGGCCCGCCGCGAGACGCTGCTCGGCGAGGTGGAGATCGCCGTCCCCGAGCAGACCCTGATGGCCGTCGTGACCGAGGTCTACAAGACCCACAAGAACTTCGGCGCCGTGCCCCTCGGGAACGGGCTGTACCGCCTCGGCGCGCCCGCCGCCGGCCTCGCCGAGGACCCCACGGTCCCGCCGACTCTCGACGAGCTGAAAGCACAGGTCCGGGCCCTGGCCGGCACCGACTTCGGCGCGCACTCGCCGCGGTCGCTGTCCCGGTTCGGTGACGCCACCAGGCTCGCCGAGCGGTACCGGGCCGGCCGGGTGCTGCTGGCCGGCGACGCGGCGCACATCCACCCGCCGAACGGCGGGCAGGGCCTCAGCCTCGGCCTCCAGGACGCGTTCAACCTCGGCTGGAAACTCGCCGCCGAGATCAACGGCTGGGCGCCCGAGGGGCTGCTGGACAGCTACCACGCCGAACGCCACCCGGTCGCCGCCGCCGTGCTCGACAACACCCGCGCGCAGGTCGAGCTGACCTCGCTGGAGCCGGGCCCCCAGGCGGTCCGGCGGCTGCTGGCGGAGCTGATGGACTTCGACGCCGTGAACCGCCGCCTGATCGAGAAGATCACCGGGATCGGGGTCCGTTACGACCTCGGCGCTGGTCATGAGCTGCTCGGGCGGCGGCTGCGCGACATCGCGCTGAGGAGCGGCCGTCTCTACGCGTTGACGCACGCGGGCCGGGGCCTGCTGCTCGACCAGACCGGGCGGCTGTCGGTGGCCGGCTGGGCGGATCGGGTCGACCACGTCGTCGACGTCAGCGACGAGCTGGACGTACCCGCCGTGCTGCTGCGGCCGGACGGCCACGTCGCGTGGGTCGGCGACGACCAGGACGACCTGGGCGAACGGCTGTCCACCTGGTTCGGCGCGGCCCGCTGA